In Solanum lycopersicum chromosome 5, SLM_r2.1, the following are encoded in one genomic region:
- the LOC101246825 gene encoding CASP-like protein 2B1, with translation MSYLGIGVSPGNVPVHHGSNLKVIDKRVRIIEVILRCLILGLAIIGAVLIGTDSQVKVIFSIKKEAKFTDMKVLVFLVIANGLAAAYSLIQVLRCIFSMIRGSVLFNKPLAWVIFSGDQLMAYLSLAAVAAAAQSGVISKFGQPELQWMKVCNLYGKFCNQIGEGIVSSLIVSLSMIALSGISAFSLFRLYGNNGGKSNAR, from the exons atgagttATTTGGGGATTGGAGTGAGTCCTGGGAATGTTCCAGTTCATCATGGAAGTAATTTGAAAGTAATTGATAAAAGAGTAAGAATTATAGAGGTGATTTTGAGGTGTTTAATTTTAGGTTTAGCAATTATTGGTGCTGTTCTTATTGGAACTGATAGTCAAGTTAAAGTTATATTCTCAATCAAGAAAGAAGCTAAGTTCACTGATATGAAAGTTCTTgt atTTTTAGTTATAGCCAATGGATTAGCTGCTGCTTACTCTCTGATTCAAGTTCTAAGGTGCATTTTCAGTATGATAAGAGGAAGTGTTCTTTTCAACAAGCCCTTAGCTTGGGTTATTTTCTCTGGTGATCAG TTGATGGCCTACTTGAGTCTGGCGGCAGTGGCGGCAGCAGCTCAGTCTGGAGTAATTTCCAAGTTTGGTCAACCAGAGCTACAATGGATGAAAGTTTGCAATTTGTATGGAAAATTTTGCAACCAAATTGGAGAAGGCATTGTAAGTTCTCTAATAGTTAGCCTTAGCATGATTGCCCTCTCTGGTATTTCAGCATTCAGTCTCTTTCGTTTGTACGGAAACAACGGAGGGAAGAGTAATGCTAGATGA